The following proteins are encoded in a genomic region of Opitutus sp.:
- the pnp gene encoding polyribonucleotide nucleotidyltransferase, which yields MKQKHSVTIAELGITFSTGTYAALANGAVNVSVGETNVFVTACVAQSMKPGQDFFPLTVDYREKYAAAGRFPGGYFKREGRPSEKEILTSRLCDRPCRPLFPEGFLNEVQIIGQLMSADQLNEADIPMVNGASAALAISDIPWNGPIAAVRVAEIDGVFVANPTIEQMFQSSLDLIYVGNEKDMLMIEGSADQIPEARFIEALEFGHNAIQPIIRGIRELVALVGKPKAHFALVGASAEARAIIERVVSTERIVAAIFGHEKAVRSANVKGLKAEAHAALSLELGAGRFSDVDLNVVFEDLQYKAYRKAVLERGVRADGRDAKSLRPLHSEVGILPRVHGSAAFKRGDTQSIVLTTLGPTKEAQDLDALTGGVKSKSFILHYNFPPFSVGETGRFGSPGRREVGHGALAERSLVPVLPPEDVFPYSIRVVSEIMASNGSTSMASICGGCLSLMDAGVPLIAPVAGISCGLMTEIDASGTITKWSTITDILGEEDHFGDMDFKLAGTTKGITGFQLDLKINGLPFEIAKVAIHQAREARVEILRNMLSAIPAPRKELSNFAPRIQTIQIDPEKIGLLIGPGGKTIRRIVETTGAQIDISDDDSGKVFIYSNNAESSNRALKEIDSLCGGGSGGGGGGGGGAPIENGKIYTGRVTGVKEFGAFVECLPGKEGLCHISELADFRVRRTEDVVKMGDSITVKCIGIDEKSGKVRLSRKAALKDLEGQAPVAEDAPVVA from the coding sequence CTGAAGCAGAAACACTCCGTCACGATCGCCGAACTCGGCATCACCTTCTCCACCGGCACTTACGCCGCCCTCGCCAATGGCGCGGTCAACGTCTCCGTGGGTGAAACCAACGTCTTTGTCACCGCCTGCGTCGCGCAGTCGATGAAGCCCGGCCAGGACTTCTTCCCCCTCACCGTCGATTACCGCGAAAAGTACGCCGCTGCCGGCCGCTTTCCTGGCGGTTACTTCAAACGCGAGGGCCGTCCTTCCGAAAAGGAAATCCTCACCTCGCGCCTCTGCGACCGTCCTTGCCGCCCCCTCTTCCCCGAGGGTTTCCTCAATGAGGTCCAGATCATCGGCCAGCTCATGTCTGCCGACCAGTTGAACGAGGCCGACATCCCCATGGTCAACGGCGCCTCCGCCGCTCTCGCCATCTCCGACATTCCCTGGAACGGGCCGATCGCCGCCGTGCGCGTCGCCGAAATCGACGGCGTGTTTGTCGCCAACCCGACCATCGAACAGATGTTCCAGTCCTCCCTCGACCTCATCTACGTGGGTAACGAGAAGGACATGCTCATGATCGAGGGTTCCGCCGACCAGATCCCCGAGGCCCGCTTCATTGAGGCCCTCGAATTCGGTCACAACGCCATCCAGCCGATCATCCGCGGTATCCGCGAACTCGTTGCCCTCGTCGGCAAGCCCAAGGCTCACTTCGCCTTGGTTGGCGCCAGCGCCGAGGCCCGCGCCATCATCGAGCGCGTGGTGTCCACCGAGCGCATCGTCGCCGCCATCTTCGGTCACGAAAAAGCCGTCCGCTCGGCCAACGTCAAAGGCCTCAAGGCCGAAGCCCACGCCGCGCTCTCCCTCGAACTCGGCGCCGGGCGTTTCAGCGACGTGGACCTGAACGTCGTCTTCGAAGACCTCCAGTACAAAGCCTACCGCAAGGCTGTGCTCGAGCGCGGCGTGCGCGCCGATGGCCGTGATGCCAAGAGCCTGCGCCCCCTGCACTCCGAGGTCGGTATTCTCCCCCGCGTGCACGGTTCCGCTGCGTTCAAGCGTGGCGACACCCAGAGCATCGTCCTGACGACCCTCGGGCCGACCAAGGAAGCCCAAGACCTCGATGCCCTCACCGGCGGCGTGAAGTCCAAGAGCTTTATCCTTCATTATAACTTCCCTCCCTTCTCCGTGGGTGAGACCGGCCGCTTCGGCTCCCCCGGTCGCCGCGAAGTCGGCCACGGTGCCCTCGCCGAGCGTTCTCTCGTGCCGGTGCTGCCGCCCGAGGACGTGTTCCCCTACTCCATCCGCGTGGTCTCCGAGATCATGGCCTCCAACGGCTCGACTTCGATGGCTTCTATCTGCGGCGGCTGCTTGTCGCTGATGGACGCCGGCGTTCCCCTGATCGCCCCCGTGGCCGGCATTTCCTGCGGTCTGATGACCGAGATCGACGCCTCCGGCACGATCACCAAGTGGTCCACCATCACCGACATCCTCGGTGAGGAAGACCATTTCGGCGACATGGACTTCAAGCTCGCCGGCACCACCAAGGGCATCACCGGCTTCCAGCTCGACCTGAAGATCAACGGCCTGCCCTTCGAGATCGCCAAGGTTGCGATTCACCAGGCCCGCGAAGCCCGCGTCGAAATCCTGCGCAACATGCTCAGCGCCATCCCGGCCCCGCGCAAAGAGCTCAGCAACTTCGCCCCCCGCATCCAGACGATCCAGATCGATCCCGAGAAGATCGGCCTGCTGATCGGGCCCGGCGGCAAAACCATCCGCCGCATCGTGGAAACCACGGGCGCGCAGATCGACATCTCCGACGACGATTCGGGCAAGGTGTTCATCTATTCGAACAACGCCGAGTCCTCCAACCGTGCACTCAAGGAAATCGACAGCCTCTGCGGCGGCGGTTCCGGCGGTGGCGGTGGTGGTGGCGGCGGCGCCCCGATCGAGAACGGCAAGATCTACACCGGCCGCGTGACCGGCGTGAAAGAGTTCGGCGCGTTCGTCGAGTGCCTGCCCGGTAAAGAAGGCCTTTGCCACATCAGCGAGCTGGCCGACTTCCGCGTGCGCCGCACCGAAGACGTGGTCAAGATGGGCGACAGCATCACGGTGAAGTGCATCGGCATCGACGAGAAGTCGGGCAAGGTACGCCTGAGCCGCAAAGCCGCCCTCAAGGACCTTGAAGGCCAAGCCCCAGTCGCCGAAGACGCGCCGGTGGTCGCCTAA
- the mce gene encoding methylmalonyl-CoA epimerase — MIQSIDHLGIAVRSLDEAIPLYEKSFGLTCLGREEVASQRVRTAFFDAGGVHIELLEPTSPESPIAKFIAEKGEGIHHIAFRTDDIAAQLKQAADTGVRLIHAEPFEGAAGKLVAFLHPKSTRGVLTEFCAVKPGAEAAH, encoded by the coding sequence ATGATCCAATCCATCGACCATCTCGGCATCGCAGTCCGTTCGCTCGACGAAGCGATTCCGCTCTACGAAAAATCCTTCGGCCTGACCTGCTTAGGTCGCGAGGAAGTCGCCTCCCAGCGCGTGCGCACCGCGTTTTTTGACGCGGGTGGCGTGCACATTGAGTTGCTGGAGCCGACCTCGCCCGAGAGCCCGATCGCCAAGTTCATCGCGGAAAAAGGCGAGGGCATTCACCACATCGCCTTCCGCACCGATGACATCGCCGCCCAGCTCAAGCAGGCCGCCGACACCGGCGTGCGCCTGATCCACGCCGAACCTTTTGAAGGCGCAGCGGGCAAACTGGTCGCCTTCCTGCACCCCAAGTCCACCCGCGGAGTGCTCACCGAGTTCTGCGCCGTTAAGCCCGGCGCCGAAGCCGCTCACTAA
- the scpA gene encoding methylmalonyl-CoA mutase, which produces MNFPDYTKLAFDPAAPAVRTAAEWASAASTAAGAKALADWKTIEQIPLKPVYGPGDLRAVDHLGFTAGIAPYLRGPYATMYVLKPWTIRQYAGFSTATESNAFYKRNLAAGQMGLSVAFDLATHRGYDSDHPRVVGDVGKAGVAVDSVVDMQALFAGIPLDRISVSMTMNGAVLPVLAFYIVAALEQGVKLEQLAGTIQNDILKEYMVRNTYIYPPLPSMRIIADIFEFTSKKMPKFNSISISGYHMQEAGATADLELAYTLADGLEYLRTGIKAGIDIDAFAPRLSFFWAQGKNLFMEVAKMRAGRLLWAKMVKQFNPKNAKSMALRTHSQTSGWSLTEQDPFNNIARTCVEAMAATLGHTQSLHTNSLDEAIALPTDFSARIARNTQLFLQAESGICNVVDPWGGSYYVEKLTADLVEKAWAHIEEVEKLGGMAKAIETGLPKLRIEEAAARRQAMIDSGQETIVGVNKHRLEQEAPMEILEVDNSVVRIAQIKQLEELKAKRDSAAVARCLAALTAAAKSGEGNLLALSIEAAQARATLGEISDALEAVYGRYQAQIRTCSGVYNRAYSEGQSEVTKVRELADDFAAREGRRPRILVAKLGQDGHDRGAKVVATAMADMGFDVDIGPLFQTPAEAARDAVENDVHVVAMSSLAGGHKTLLPQLIAELKALGRDDIMVVTGGVIPAQDYAFLYANGAAAVFGPGTPVPRSATIVLEKLTAQLEV; this is translated from the coding sequence ATGAACTTCCCTGATTACACAAAACTTGCTTTCGATCCCGCCGCGCCCGCTGTTCGCACTGCCGCCGAATGGGCGAGCGCTGCCAGCACGGCGGCCGGCGCCAAGGCGCTCGCCGACTGGAAAACCATCGAGCAGATCCCGCTCAAGCCGGTTTACGGCCCCGGCGATTTGCGCGCCGTTGACCACCTCGGTTTCACCGCCGGCATCGCCCCGTACCTGCGTGGTCCCTACGCGACCATGTATGTGCTCAAACCCTGGACGATCCGCCAGTACGCGGGCTTCTCCACCGCCACCGAGTCCAACGCCTTCTACAAGCGCAATCTCGCCGCCGGCCAGATGGGCTTGTCGGTCGCCTTCGACTTGGCCACCCACCGTGGCTACGACAGCGATCACCCGCGCGTCGTTGGTGACGTCGGCAAGGCCGGTGTCGCCGTCGACTCGGTGGTCGACATGCAGGCGCTCTTCGCCGGCATCCCGCTCGATCGTATCAGCGTGTCCATGACGATGAACGGCGCGGTTCTTCCCGTGCTGGCCTTCTACATCGTCGCCGCGCTCGAACAGGGCGTGAAACTGGAGCAGCTCGCGGGCACGATCCAGAACGACATCTTGAAGGAATACATGGTGCGCAACACCTACATCTATCCGCCGCTGCCCTCGATGCGGATCATCGCCGACATCTTCGAGTTCACCTCGAAGAAGATGCCCAAGTTCAACTCCATTTCGATCTCGGGTTATCACATGCAGGAGGCCGGCGCCACCGCCGACCTGGAGTTGGCCTACACCCTGGCCGACGGTCTCGAATACCTGCGTACCGGCATCAAGGCCGGCATCGACATCGACGCCTTTGCGCCGCGCCTTTCGTTCTTCTGGGCGCAGGGTAAAAACCTGTTCATGGAGGTCGCCAAGATGCGCGCCGGTCGTCTGCTCTGGGCCAAGATGGTCAAGCAGTTCAACCCCAAGAACGCCAAGTCCATGGCGCTGCGCACGCATTCGCAGACCTCGGGTTGGTCGCTCACCGAGCAGGATCCGTTCAACAACATCGCCCGCACCTGCGTCGAGGCCATGGCAGCCACCTTGGGCCACACCCAGAGTTTGCACACCAACTCGCTCGACGAAGCCATTGCGTTGCCCACTGATTTCTCGGCACGCATCGCCCGTAACACCCAGCTGTTTCTGCAGGCCGAGTCGGGCATCTGCAACGTGGTCGATCCGTGGGGCGGCAGCTACTACGTCGAAAAGCTCACCGCCGATCTCGTCGAAAAGGCTTGGGCGCACATCGAGGAAGTTGAAAAACTCGGCGGCATGGCCAAGGCCATCGAGACGGGCTTGCCCAAGCTGCGCATCGAGGAAGCCGCCGCCCGCCGTCAGGCGATGATCGACTCCGGCCAGGAGACGATTGTGGGCGTCAACAAACACCGCCTCGAACAGGAAGCTCCGATGGAGATTCTGGAGGTGGACAACTCCGTTGTGCGCATCGCTCAGATCAAGCAGCTGGAGGAGCTCAAGGCCAAGCGCGACAGCGCCGCCGTGGCTCGCTGCCTGGCCGCGCTCACCGCCGCCGCCAAGTCCGGCGAAGGCAACCTGCTCGCCCTGAGCATCGAGGCCGCTCAGGCCCGCGCCACGTTGGGCGAAATCTCCGACGCGCTGGAGGCGGTTTATGGCCGTTATCAGGCGCAGATCCGCACCTGCTCGGGCGTGTACAACCGCGCTTATTCCGAGGGCCAGTCCGAGGTCACGAAGGTGCGCGAGTTGGCCGATGACTTCGCCGCTCGCGAAGGCCGTCGCCCACGTATCCTCGTCGCCAAGCTGGGCCAGGACGGCCACGACCGGGGTGCCAAGGTGGTGGCCACCGCCATGGCCGACATGGGTTTCGACGTGGATATCGGGCCGCTGTTCCAGACACCTGCCGAGGCCGCACGGGATGCGGTTGAAAACGACGTGCATGTCGTCGCCATGAGTTCGCTTGCCGGTGGTCACAAGACCCTGCTGCCCCAGTTGATCGCCGAGCTGAAGGCGCTGGGTCGCGACGACATTATGGTGGTGACCGGTGGCGTGATTCCGGCGCAGGACTACGCGTTCCTTTACGCCAACGGTGCGGCTGCCGTGTTCGGCCCGGGTACGCCCGTACCGCGTTCGGCCACCATCGTACTGGAAAAGCTGACCGCGCAGTTGGAGGTCTAA
- a CDS encoding acyl-CoA mutase large subunit family protein — protein MTTKPTSLFADFAAATPADWRKAAEESLDGAPFEKKLITRTYEGIDLRPIYTREDTATLPESWPGLPPYTRGSDPLGQRAQGWSICQEADGTDATAFNAALLSDLKCGQNAVSLPLQPAVRLGLDPVKAGLPTERGLALTSVNDVDRALRGVDLSAVPVFAHAGVAAGAVTALLTAWLKIQGRPATDLHGAILADPLGELVNAGTLPVSLEKAYDEMAQLELKVRTDGLALRTVGVNAALWAEAGANAVQELAFGLASGVEYLRALNARGLTADQAAPRFLFTYALGSNLFMEIAKLRAARLLWARAVEAAGGAAAAQRLVCHGRTTRWNKTVLDQHANLLRTTTEAFAGIVGGCAGLQVGTFDEVIRPGDDFSRRLARNIQIILDEECHLGRVVDPAGGSYYVETLTNELAAKAWALFQDIEGKGGLAAALTAGYPQSLVEKTATEKMNAVETRRDAIIGTNLHPNLREKLPAAEACASGTCGCCKKAPAVAVEGSITVKRLVPRRRAEAFEALRRRTEAALTATGVRPQVFLATFGPRKQHAPRAEFSAGFFAAGGFEAVSGKSSETPEAAAQAALDSGARVVVLCSTDDTYPALVPATVQLLKTSVNPPLVVLAGMPATPELQKKFTEAGVDEFIHVRANCAKVLAGFIDKLGL, from the coding sequence ATCACCACCAAGCCCACCTCGTTATTCGCCGATTTCGCGGCCGCCACTCCCGCCGATTGGCGCAAGGCCGCCGAGGAGTCTCTCGACGGGGCGCCGTTTGAGAAAAAACTGATCACGCGCACCTACGAAGGCATCGACCTGCGCCCGATCTACACTCGCGAAGACACCGCCACGCTGCCCGAGAGCTGGCCGGGTTTGCCGCCCTACACCCGCGGTAGCGACCCGCTTGGTCAACGCGCCCAGGGCTGGTCCATTTGCCAGGAAGCGGATGGCACGGATGCGACTGCGTTTAACGCCGCGCTTCTCAGCGATCTTAAATGTGGGCAAAACGCCGTCAGCCTGCCGCTGCAACCCGCCGTGCGCCTCGGTCTCGATCCGGTCAAAGCGGGCCTGCCTACCGAGCGCGGTCTGGCGCTGACGAGTGTCAACGACGTCGATCGTGCTCTGCGCGGGGTGGACTTGTCTGCCGTGCCGGTGTTTGCGCACGCGGGTGTCGCCGCAGGTGCGGTGACCGCGTTGCTCACAGCTTGGCTAAAAATTCAGGGGCGGCCCGCGACCGATCTGCACGGCGCCATTTTAGCTGATCCCCTCGGCGAACTGGTCAACGCTGGCACCTTGCCTGTCTCGCTAGAAAAAGCCTACGACGAGATGGCTCAGCTCGAACTCAAGGTCCGCACCGACGGGCTCGCGTTGCGCACCGTTGGCGTCAATGCCGCACTCTGGGCTGAGGCCGGTGCCAATGCGGTGCAGGAGCTCGCCTTCGGTTTGGCCAGTGGCGTTGAATACTTGCGTGCGCTGAATGCACGCGGGCTCACCGCCGACCAGGCCGCGCCGCGCTTCTTGTTCACCTACGCGCTCGGTTCCAACCTGTTCATGGAAATTGCCAAGCTGCGCGCCGCTCGCCTGCTGTGGGCACGCGCTGTCGAGGCTGCCGGTGGTGCCGCCGCCGCCCAGCGCCTCGTCTGCCATGGTCGCACCACGCGCTGGAACAAAACCGTGCTCGACCAGCACGCCAATCTCCTGCGCACCACCACCGAGGCCTTCGCTGGCATCGTGGGCGGTTGCGCTGGCTTGCAGGTCGGTACCTTCGACGAAGTCATTCGCCCCGGCGACGACTTCTCGCGCCGTCTGGCTCGCAACATCCAGATCATCCTCGACGAAGAGTGCCACCTCGGTCGCGTGGTCGATCCGGCCGGCGGCTCCTACTATGTGGAAACGCTCACCAACGAGCTCGCCGCCAAGGCCTGGGCGCTGTTCCAGGATATCGAGGGCAAAGGCGGCCTGGCCGCCGCGCTCACCGCCGGTTATCCGCAGTCGCTCGTCGAGAAGACCGCCACTGAGAAGATGAACGCCGTCGAGACGCGGCGCGATGCCATCATCGGCACCAACTTGCACCCGAACCTGCGCGAGAAGTTGCCCGCCGCCGAGGCCTGCGCCTCGGGCACCTGCGGGTGCTGCAAAAAAGCCCCGGCCGTCGCCGTAGAGGGTTCGATCACGGTTAAGCGCCTTGTCCCGCGCCGCCGCGCCGAGGCCTTCGAGGCACTGCGCCGCCGCACCGAGGCCGCCCTCACCGCAACCGGTGTGCGCCCGCAGGTGTTTTTGGCCACCTTTGGCCCGCGCAAACAGCACGCGCCCCGCGCCGAGTTCTCGGCCGGCTTCTTCGCCGCAGGCGGCTTTGAGGCCGTCTCGGGCAAGAGCTCCGAAACCCCCGAAGCCGCAGCGCAGGCCGCACTCGACTCGGGTGCCCGTGTGGTCGTGCTGTGCTCGACCGACGACACCTACCCGGCACTGGTTCCGGCCACCGTTCAGTTATTAAAAACCTCTGTGAATCCGCCGCTGGTTGTGCTCGCAGGCATGCCCGCCACGCCCGAGTTACAGAAAAAATTCACCGAAGCCGGTGTCGATGAATTCATCCACGTGCGAGCCAACTGCGCGAAAGTCCTCGCCGGTTTCATCGACAAACTCGGCCTCTGA
- a CDS encoding acetyl-CoA carboxylase biotin carboxyl carrier protein subunit: protein MKKLRVTVDGKTFEVSVEMLDAPVSAVPVYSAPVITSASVSAPVAAARPAAAAPAAGGAGSVPSPLSGKVVSVDVQVGQTVTEGTQLVTLEAMKMNTFVYAPKAGKVSAILVNAGDGVEEGAALVTLE, encoded by the coding sequence ATGAAAAAGCTCCGCGTAACCGTGGATGGAAAAACCTTCGAGGTCTCCGTTGAGATGCTCGATGCACCCGTATCCGCCGTGCCCGTTTATTCGGCACCGGTGATCACCTCAGCGTCGGTGTCAGCCCCGGTGGCCGCCGCGCGTCCCGCTGCCGCTGCACCGGCTGCCGGCGGGGCGGGTTCGGTGCCGAGCCCGCTCTCGGGCAAGGTGGTTTCGGTCGACGTCCAAGTCGGCCAGACCGTAACCGAGGGCACCCAGCTGGTGACCTTGGAAGCGATGAAGATGAACACCTTCGTGTATGCGCCCAAGGCCGGTAAAGTGTCCGCCATTTTGGTGAACGCTGGCGATGGGGTCGAGGAAGGCGCCGCATTGGTTACCTTGGAGTGA
- the meaB gene encoding methylmalonyl Co-A mutase-associated GTPase MeaB, translating to MNPQDCRPDWVPPDAGREFTTHVVAGQVMPAPLSTPLRRRPVDKPEVLAAAIRAGDRGALARGITLIESHAAAHRVLADELLKILTPLAGGAMRVGITGAPGAGKSTFIDALGVRLCESGLRLAVLSVDPSSPITHGSILGDKTRMEKLSRCATAFIRPSPSECELGGVARRTRESIVLCEAAGFDVVIVETVGVGQSEVLVRGMVDCFMVLMIAGAGDELQGIKKGIIELADILVVNKADGDNLTRAEAARMEFGRALHYLAVPDGQWQPQVLTCSAMTGAGIAETWSTVEAFFNQARAYGDFKARRRDQAQAWLESLITEGLREAYEQKIGHLPLHAEIDAQVRSGELPAPEGARRLLAAAGFSA from the coding sequence ATGAACCCACAAGATTGCCGCCCTGATTGGGTGCCGCCTGATGCCGGCCGGGAATTTACGACGCATGTCGTAGCCGGCCAGGTCATGCCCGCGCCGCTGTCCACCCCGCTTCGCCGCCGCCCCGTGGATAAGCCGGAGGTGTTGGCCGCCGCGATTCGTGCGGGCGACCGCGGGGCGTTGGCGCGCGGCATCACGCTCATCGAGAGCCATGCAGCCGCCCACCGCGTGTTGGCCGACGAGCTTTTGAAGATACTGACGCCCTTGGCGGGCGGGGCGATGCGGGTCGGAATCACCGGTGCACCGGGCGCGGGAAAAAGCACGTTTATTGATGCGCTCGGCGTGCGCTTATGCGAGTCGGGCTTACGCTTGGCGGTGCTCTCCGTCGACCCCAGCAGTCCGATCACCCATGGCAGTATTTTGGGCGACAAGACGCGCATGGAAAAACTCTCGCGGTGTGCAACTGCGTTTATCCGCCCCTCGCCCAGCGAATGTGAGCTTGGAGGGGTTGCCCGCCGCACGCGTGAATCAATCGTGCTGTGTGAGGCGGCCGGCTTCGATGTGGTGATTGTGGAGACGGTCGGGGTGGGGCAGAGCGAGGTGCTGGTGCGCGGCATGGTCGACTGTTTTATGGTGCTGATGATCGCCGGCGCGGGCGACGAATTGCAGGGTATCAAAAAAGGCATCATCGAGCTGGCCGACATCCTCGTGGTGAACAAAGCCGACGGCGACAACCTGACGCGCGCCGAGGCCGCGCGCATGGAGTTCGGCCGGGCGCTGCACTACTTGGCAGTGCCCGACGGACAGTGGCAGCCGCAGGTTTTAACGTGCTCAGCGATGACGGGCGCAGGCATCGCCGAAACCTGGTCCACCGTGGAGGCGTTTTTTAACCAAGCCCGTGCTTATGGTGATTTTAAAGCCCGCCGTCGTGACCAGGCGCAGGCCTGGCTCGAGTCCCTGATTACCGAGGGACTGCGCGAGGCTTATGAGCAGAAAATCGGCCACCTTCCCCTGCACGCCGAGATCGATGCCCAAGTGCGTTCGGGCGAGTTGCCCGCGCCGGAGGGAGCCCGGCGTTTGTTGGCCGCCGCCGGCTTTAGCGCGTAA
- a CDS encoding biotin--[acetyl-CoA-carboxylase] ligase, which produces MGSTQSLARELSAWSAVWAEEQTAGRGQAERTFVSDPGGLYLTAVLPYDGDALASRGFALAVGWALCVTLRRVGVTDVRLRWPNDLMVGWAKVGGILVEQGGPRTLLVGVGLNVTNRPWVSDPTLQGVAGRLADYLGVGAVPEPAELVAALLRAIRLAQRMFARRRLAGLAPVLDRCWGEARQVVLEPAGGVALSVTGGFFRGIDTQGAVRLCSAHGAEARVPAHHIHRMREVR; this is translated from the coding sequence GTGGGGTCAACCCAGTCGCTGGCGCGGGAGTTATCCGCGTGGTCAGCGGTCTGGGCCGAGGAACAAACCGCCGGACGCGGCCAAGCGGAGCGCACCTTTGTTTCCGATCCAGGCGGGCTGTATTTGACCGCCGTGTTGCCCTACGACGGCGATGCCCTCGCGTCGCGGGGTTTTGCCCTCGCGGTGGGCTGGGCGCTGTGTGTGACGCTGCGGCGGGTCGGGGTGACCGACGTGCGTTTGCGTTGGCCCAACGACCTGATGGTGGGCTGGGCCAAAGTGGGCGGAATTTTGGTGGAGCAGGGTGGGCCGCGCACGCTGTTGGTCGGCGTGGGGCTCAATGTCACCAATCGTCCCTGGGTGAGTGATCCCACGTTGCAGGGCGTGGCGGGGCGCTTGGCGGATTATCTGGGCGTGGGGGCCGTGCCGGAACCGGCTGAACTCGTTGCTGCTTTGTTAAGGGCGATTCGGCTGGCGCAGCGGATGTTTGCGCGGCGCCGCTTGGCGGGCTTGGCCCCGGTGTTGGACCGCTGCTGGGGTGAAGCGCGGCAGGTGGTTTTGGAGCCGGCTGGCGGGGTGGCGTTGTCGGTCACCGGCGGTTTTTTCCGTGGAATCGATACGCAGGGAGCGGTGCGGCTGTGCAGTGCGCATGGGGCAGAAGCGCGGGTTCCGGCGCACCACATTCATCGCATGCGCGAAGTGCGTTAA
- a CDS encoding acyl-CoA carboxylase subunit beta has protein sequence MAIAPHFLTQLAEKRRIANEAGGLDKLEARHAKGLMGARERLLALFDANTFMEWGMHVDHDCHDFGLEDKSFPGDGVITGVGYVAGRPVAAFSQDFTVCGGSLGRIHAKKICDLMDYAMKVGMPILGINDSGGARIQEGDDSLSGYGQVFFHNVLASGLVPQISIIAGPCAGGAAYSPALTDFIIMTKTNAQMFICGPDVIKSATGQTVTMDEVGSAAVHASVNGNIHFVAETDAHALELSRKLLSFLPNNNAGDPLHKVTAELELSPDLVFNELVPADSKAPFDVLTVINRLVDDGDFLEVQRDWAKNIVIGFARIHGIVCGIVANQPCVKAGTLDIDSSDKAARFIRTCNVYSIPLVTLVDIPGFMPGLAQERGGIIRHGAKMLFAYASATVPKITVIMRKAYGGAYLAMCSSDMRADAVYAWPTAEIAVMGADGAVKVLFKREIAAAADPKAKEAELAAEYRAKFSSPFAAARKGMITDVIEPAQTRAVVGMALRNTLSKRETRPPKKHGNIPL, from the coding sequence ATGGCCATTGCTCCCCATTTCCTCACCCAACTCGCTGAAAAGCGCCGCATCGCCAACGAAGCGGGCGGACTCGACAAACTCGAAGCCCGCCACGCCAAGGGGCTGATGGGCGCTCGCGAGCGCCTGCTCGCGCTCTTCGATGCCAACACTTTTATGGAGTGGGGCATGCACGTTGATCACGACTGTCACGACTTCGGCCTGGAGGATAAGTCCTTCCCCGGTGACGGCGTCATTACCGGTGTGGGCTATGTGGCCGGCCGCCCGGTGGCCGCCTTCAGCCAGGACTTCACCGTTTGCGGTGGTTCGCTTGGGCGTATTCACGCCAAGAAAATCTGCGACCTGATGGATTACGCAATGAAGGTCGGTATGCCCATCCTTGGCATCAACGACTCGGGTGGCGCACGTATTCAGGAAGGCGATGATTCGCTCTCCGGTTATGGCCAGGTGTTTTTCCACAACGTGCTCGCTTCCGGCTTGGTGCCCCAGATCTCGATCATTGCCGGCCCGTGCGCTGGTGGTGCCGCCTACAGCCCTGCGCTCACGGACTTCATCATCATGACGAAGACCAACGCCCAGATGTTTATTTGCGGCCCGGATGTGATCAAGTCCGCCACCGGCCAGACCGTCACCATGGACGAGGTCGGCAGCGCTGCCGTGCACGCCTCGGTCAACGGCAACATTCACTTTGTCGCCGAGACCGATGCGCACGCCCTGGAGCTGTCGCGTAAGTTGCTCTCCTTTTTGCCCAACAACAACGCTGGCGATCCCCTGCACAAGGTCACCGCCGAGCTCGAACTCTCCCCCGATCTGGTGTTTAACGAGCTGGTTCCGGCCGATTCCAAAGCGCCGTTCGACGTCTTGACGGTCATCAATCGCCTGGTCGACGACGGCGATTTCCTCGAAGTGCAGCGCGATTGGGCCAAGAACATCGTGATCGGGTTCGCCCGCATCCACGGCATCGTTTGCGGCATCGTCGCCAACCAGCCCTGCGTCAAAGCCGGTACGCTCGACATCGACTCCTCCGACAAAGCCGCGCGCTTCATCCGTACCTGCAACGTTTACAGTATTCCGTTGGTCACCTTGGTGGACATCCCCGGTTTCATGCCCGGTCTGGCCCAGGAGCGCGGCGGTATCATTCGTCACGGTGCCAAGATGCTGTTCGCTTACGCCTCCGCCACTGTGCCGAAGATCACGGTGATCATGCGCAAAGCCTACGGTGGTGCGTACCTCGCCATGTGCAGCAGCGACATGCGTGCCGATGCCGTCTATGCTTGGCCCACGGCCGAAATCGCCGTCATGGGTGCCGATGGTGCCGTCAAGGTGCTGTTCAAGCGTGAGATCGCCGCCGCCGCCGACCCGAAGGCCAAGGAGGCCGAACTCGCCGCCGAGTACCGTGCCAAGTTCTCCTCGCCGTTCGCCGCCGCGCGCAAAGGCATGATCACCGACGTGATCGAGCCCGCCCAGACCCGTGCCGTTGTCGGCATGGCCCTGCGTAATACCTTGTCGAAGCGTGAGACTCGTCCGCCTAAGAAGCACGGCAACATCCCGCTCTAA